In a genomic window of Saccharothrix sp. HUAS TT1:
- a CDS encoding iron ABC transporter permease produces the protein MRTAVVTAGIVALIAVLSAVHLTQGTASTGVLDVLHAVVGSGDAQTLAVLEGSRVPRLLAALLLGVALGVAGAGMQSVARNPLASPDTLAVNAGAHLAVVAIAAFGLSVPTLPAGGAAFVGGLAAAVLVLGLSGGGSASPRLVLVGSAVMLTLQSAVMLLLLMFEQETNGLFAWGSGSLTVSDLDATAQMTPVVVVAVAALVVMGRSLDVLALGDDNATVLGLKVRRTRVGAVLLTVALTAAAVTIAGPLGFVGLSAPVITRLLTPFVPGLGRHRLLLPVSGLVGVVIVLGADVLLRAVMGSAAAVRVPTGVMTTILGAVVLIWLARRGRSSGTPRQAPAGRVGVAGTTRRFAVTSVVLAVLLVAAPAVGLMFGDRLVLLGDLANWFAGRTGTALTFVLDQRLPRVLAALLAGAALAVAGCGIQSVSRNPLAEPGLLGITAGAGLGAITLITAVPLAGAWHIAGAAGAGAVAAFALVYGLAWRSGLDSDRLVVIGIATWSAGMALITLLIVTSDPWNTAKALTWMSGSTYGRTLDQVVPTALALLLLTPLLWARHRELDIHGLDEDTPRVLGMRVERSRLVILLAAGVLAATAVSAIGVVAFVGLVAPHLARSLVGGRNARVLPVAAAVGAVLVSAADTLGRTVIAPAQVPAGLVIALIGTPYFVLVLWRTREMRT, from the coding sequence GCGCTCATCGCCGTGCTCTCCGCCGTCCACCTCACCCAGGGCACCGCGTCGACCGGTGTGCTCGACGTGCTCCACGCCGTGGTGGGCAGCGGCGACGCGCAGACCCTCGCGGTGCTGGAGGGCTCGCGCGTGCCGCGCCTGCTGGCCGCGCTGCTGCTCGGCGTCGCGCTCGGCGTGGCCGGCGCGGGCATGCAGTCGGTGGCGCGCAACCCGCTGGCGTCACCGGACACGCTCGCCGTGAACGCGGGCGCGCACCTGGCCGTGGTCGCGATCGCGGCGTTCGGGCTGAGCGTGCCCACGCTGCCCGCGGGCGGTGCGGCGTTCGTCGGCGGGTTGGCGGCGGCGGTCCTCGTGCTCGGGTTGTCCGGCGGCGGTTCGGCCAGTCCCCGGCTCGTGCTCGTCGGCTCGGCGGTCATGCTGACGCTCCAGTCCGCGGTGATGCTCCTGCTGCTGATGTTCGAGCAGGAGACGAACGGGCTGTTCGCGTGGGGCTCCGGGTCGCTGACCGTGAGCGACCTGGACGCGACCGCGCAGATGACGCCCGTGGTGGTGGTCGCGGTGGCGGCGCTGGTGGTGATGGGGCGGTCGCTGGACGTCCTGGCCCTGGGTGACGACAACGCGACCGTGCTGGGCTTGAAGGTGCGGCGCACGCGGGTCGGCGCGGTGCTGCTGACCGTGGCGCTGACGGCGGCGGCGGTGACGATCGCCGGACCGCTCGGGTTCGTCGGGCTGAGCGCGCCGGTGATCACCCGGCTGCTGACGCCGTTCGTGCCCGGGTTGGGCAGGCACCGGCTGCTGCTGCCGGTGTCCGGGCTGGTCGGCGTGGTGATCGTGCTCGGCGCGGACGTGCTGCTGCGGGCCGTGATGGGGTCGGCGGCGGCGGTCCGGGTGCCGACCGGGGTCATGACGACGATCCTCGGCGCGGTCGTGCTGATCTGGCTGGCGCGGCGCGGGCGGTCCAGCGGGACGCCGCGGCAGGCGCCCGCCGGTCGGGTCGGGGTGGCCGGGACGACGCGCCGGTTCGCGGTGACGTCGGTGGTGCTGGCCGTGCTGCTGGTCGCCGCGCCGGCCGTCGGGCTGATGTTCGGCGACCGGTTGGTGCTGCTCGGCGACCTGGCGAACTGGTTCGCCGGGCGGACCGGCACCGCGCTGACGTTCGTGCTGGACCAACGGCTGCCGCGGGTGCTGGCCGCGCTGCTGGCGGGCGCGGCGCTGGCCGTGGCCGGGTGCGGCATCCAGTCGGTGAGCCGCAACCCGCTGGCCGAACCCGGGCTGCTCGGCATCACCGCCGGCGCGGGGCTGGGCGCGATCACGCTGATCACCGCCGTGCCGCTGGCCGGCGCGTGGCACATCGCCGGTGCGGCGGGCGCCGGGGCGGTGGCGGCGTTCGCGCTGGTCTACGGGCTGGCCTGGCGGTCCGGGCTGGACTCCGACCGGCTGGTGGTGATCGGCATCGCGACCTGGTCGGCCGGGATGGCGCTGATCACGCTGCTGATCGTGACGTCGGACCCGTGGAACACGGCGAAGGCGTTGACGTGGATGTCCGGCTCGACGTACGGGCGGACGCTGGACCAGGTCGTGCCGACGGCGCTGGCGCTGCTGCTGCTCACGCCGCTGCTGTGGGCCCGGCACCGCGAGCTGGACATCCACGGCCTGGACGAGGACACGCCGCGCGTGCTCGGGATGCGGGTGGAGCGGTCGCGGCTGGTGATCCTGCTGGCGGCGGGAGTGCTGGCGGCGACGGCGGTGTCGGCGATCGGCGTGGTGGCGTTCGTCGGCCTGGTCGCGCCGCACCTGGCGCGGTCGCTGGTCGGCGGCCGGAACGCCCGCGTCCTGCCGGTCGCGGCGGCGGTGGGCGCGGTGCTGGTGAGCGCGGCGGACACGCTGGGGCGAACGGTCATCGCGCCCGCGCAGGTGCCGGCCGGGCTGGTGATCGCGCTGATCGGGACGCCGTACTTCGTGCTGGTGCTGTGGCGGACGCGGGAGATGCGCACCTGA
- a CDS encoding NACHT domain-containing protein: MIPILAGVLLPAIGLTLVLGGKSLEIADQTASVIGAAAGVGALLLGVLQERRHQRTTRQGRSVDLDELADRLAETVAAQWSDEERVRGVHDPFPLPVRWTNAPDHLADHWAAIHRTPRRDEPVDLTGHLADVVDVFERIPSRRLVVLGKPGSGKTTLTTRFVLTYLDRAHRAPGQPVPVIFSLTSWDPGRQGLRAWMADRLATTYPVLAVLTETGDTAAHRLLAGGRILPVLDGFDEIAPELRDDAIQQVNRALGPRDPLLLTSRSAEYARAAGVITGSAVVCLADLAPDDVDTYLRLSTSGRTTAARARWAPVLARLRAPDPDPAAQALAAVLRTPLMLSLARAVCSGGSADPADLLRTAAAHDTPRQRQHHLETLLLSHFVPALYRAHGDTPDHRWNPERAHRWLAFLAHASQRRHTDDLAWWRLRQVLRHPRLVGGLVIGLAVGSASWLVIGLVFGFATVLAVGPDCGVDCVNGHGLTYLQSGRELDCGLGLDCALDHALKYGFDRGIGPRFVLGLDHGITFGLAAGLATGVTAGLTACVATSIEPRPRRPRFTWRGLLRDIASGLAAGLLAWLVSGLVIGLGYALHSGFVRDSDLVTHLRTGFRHAREHGLTVGLVVGLIVGLRGEAAGGSTGVVSPDSLLRADRGVALVRIATVGIVAGSTGWLVFGFTDGSVEALMYGGLVFGLGGAAVGSTFTAWGASLPLRLYLAASGRAPWALMAFLRDAHHRGVLRQAGPVYQFRHARLRDQLATEYRAGPDRSGRAAVAGPDPGAEEGRLGLHST, translated from the coding sequence TTGATCCCGATCCTGGCCGGTGTCCTGCTGCCCGCCATCGGCCTCACGCTGGTGCTGGGCGGGAAGAGCCTGGAGATCGCCGACCAGACCGCCAGCGTGATCGGCGCGGCGGCCGGGGTGGGCGCCCTGCTGCTGGGGGTGCTCCAGGAACGGCGGCACCAGCGGACCACGCGACAGGGTCGGTCCGTCGACCTCGACGAACTGGCCGACCGACTGGCCGAGACCGTGGCCGCCCAGTGGTCGGACGAGGAACGCGTCCGGGGCGTCCACGACCCGTTCCCGCTGCCGGTGCGCTGGACCAACGCGCCCGACCACCTGGCCGACCACTGGGCCGCCATCCACCGCACGCCCCGGCGCGACGAGCCCGTCGACCTCACCGGCCACCTGGCCGACGTCGTGGACGTGTTCGAGCGCATCCCCTCCAGGCGACTGGTGGTGCTGGGCAAGCCCGGCTCGGGCAAGACCACCCTGACCACCCGGTTCGTCCTGACCTACCTCGACCGCGCCCACCGCGCACCCGGGCAGCCGGTGCCGGTGATCTTCTCCCTCACCTCCTGGGACCCCGGCCGGCAGGGGTTGCGGGCCTGGATGGCCGACCGCCTCGCCACCACCTACCCGGTGCTGGCCGTGCTCACCGAAACCGGGGACACCGCCGCTCACCGGCTGCTGGCCGGCGGCCGGATCCTGCCCGTCCTGGACGGCTTCGACGAGATCGCCCCGGAACTGCGCGACGACGCGATCCAGCAGGTCAACCGGGCACTGGGCCCCCGCGACCCGCTGCTGCTGACCAGCCGGTCCGCCGAGTACGCCCGCGCTGCCGGCGTGATCACCGGCTCCGCCGTCGTCTGCCTCGCCGACCTGGCCCCGGACGACGTCGACACCTACCTGCGCCTGTCGACCTCGGGCAGGACCACCGCCGCCCGCGCCAGGTGGGCGCCGGTGCTGGCCCGGCTCCGCGCGCCCGACCCCGATCCCGCCGCGCAGGCCCTCGCCGCGGTCCTGCGCACTCCGCTGATGCTGTCGCTGGCCCGTGCCGTCTGCAGCGGCGGCTCCGCCGACCCCGCCGACCTCCTCCGGACCGCCGCCGCCCACGACACCCCCCGACAGCGGCAGCACCACCTCGAAACCCTCCTGCTCAGCCACTTCGTCCCCGCCCTCTACCGCGCGCACGGCGACACCCCCGACCACCGCTGGAACCCGGAGCGGGCACACCGCTGGCTGGCCTTCCTCGCCCACGCCTCCCAGCGACGCCACACCGACGACCTGGCCTGGTGGCGACTTCGGCAAGTCCTGCGCCACCCCCGCCTCGTCGGAGGGCTCGTCATCGGGCTCGCGGTCGGTTCGGCGAGCTGGCTGGTGATCGGGCTCGTCTTCGGGTTCGCGACCGTGCTCGCGGTCGGCCCCGACTGCGGGGTCGACTGCGTGAACGGTCACGGGCTCACGTACCTCCAGTCGGGTCGTGAGCTCGACTGCGGGCTCGGCCTGGACTGCGCGCTCGACCACGCGCTCAAGTACGGGTTCGACCGCGGGATCGGTCCCCGGTTCGTGCTGGGCCTCGACCACGGCATCACGTTCGGGCTGGCGGCCGGGCTCGCGACGGGCGTCACGGCCGGGCTCACCGCCTGCGTCGCCACGTCGATCGAGCCGCGTCCCCGCCGGCCCCGGTTCACGTGGCGCGGCCTCCTGCGCGACATCGCGTCCGGTCTCGCCGCCGGGCTCCTCGCCTGGCTCGTGTCCGGGCTCGTGATCGGGCTCGGCTACGCGCTCCACTCGGGGTTCGTCAGGGATTCCGACCTCGTGACCCACCTCCGCACCGGCTTCCGCCACGCGCGCGAGCACGGGCTCACCGTCGGTCTCGTCGTCGGGTTGATCGTCGGGCTCAGGGGCGAGGCGGCGGGTGGCTCCACCGGCGTCGTCAGCCCGGATTCCCTGCTCCGGGCGGATCGCGGCGTCGCCTTGGTCCGCATCGCCACGGTCGGGATCGTCGCCGGGTCCACGGGCTGGCTCGTGTTCGGGTTCACGGACGGGAGCGTGGAAGCGCTCATGTACGGCGGACTGGTGTTCGGACTCGGCGGCGCGGCCGTGGGCAGCACGTTCACGGCGTGGGGAGCTTCCCTCCCCCTTCGCCTCTACCTCGCCGCGTCCGGCCGCGCACCCTGGGCGCTCATGGCCTTCCTGCGGGACGCCCACCACCGGGGCGTGCTGCGCCAAGCCGGCCCGGTCTACCAGTTCCGCCACGCCCGTCTCCGGGACCAGCTCGCCACCGAGTACCGGGCCGGACCGGACCGGTCGGGTCGAGCTGCGGTGGCTGGACCGGATCCGGGCGCCGAGGAGGGGCGGCTGGGGCTGCACTCGACCTGA